In one Streptomyces sp. NBC_01288 genomic region, the following are encoded:
- a CDS encoding ABC transporter ATP-binding protein, whose product MVTRLPAMLRSSFRLAWQADPRAARVVLAAEACRGATQAVSLLAVNSVLGRLITGGAIADRLRGAVPALVTMAAVMLVGALLRAASTYATGRLEPKVERVATELYLERAAAVELAAIEDHAFHKLLDTAQYGAMSARRMISYATNVMNALISLIAAAGVLTVLHPALLPLLATMTLPSAWGALTNARRHYESFHTWVQHVRAGRLIGSLLTEPEAAPEIRVHGVGPFLLHHFHEMSESAEAEQARLARLTARTGLIAATWTGLATAATYATLGGLLLSGAMALSVAGTAVIAIRTGSTSLDTLVLAVNQLHEEALFVGDLQKLYEEATEWAIPVGGTALPEEPREIRFENVTFSYPGEATHPALDDVTLTLPLGRIIALVGENGSGKTTLVKLLAGLYRPDRGRILWDGVDAAGADRQQLSDRIAMVAQNFKRWPFTARVNVAVGRSAAPLTEERLTDAVAEAGAQDVVADLPRGLDTLLARNFSGGHELSGGQWQRLGIARAAYRRGRILIVDEPTAALDARAELEVFEKIRALAGTGQTVVLITHRLASVRHADLVHVLDQGRLVESGTPDELLASGGVYAELYALQADQFTAKVPAPKAG is encoded by the coding sequence CGGCTGATCACCGGCGGTGCCATCGCGGACCGGCTGCGCGGTGCCGTCCCCGCGCTGGTGACGATGGCCGCGGTGATGCTGGTGGGCGCGCTGCTGCGGGCGGCGTCGACGTACGCGACCGGGCGGCTCGAACCGAAGGTGGAGCGGGTCGCCACCGAGCTGTATCTGGAGCGGGCGGCGGCCGTGGAGCTGGCCGCGATCGAGGACCACGCGTTCCACAAGCTGCTGGACACCGCGCAGTACGGCGCCATGTCGGCCCGCCGCATGATCTCGTACGCGACGAACGTCATGAACGCGCTGATCTCGCTGATCGCGGCGGCGGGCGTGCTGACCGTGCTGCACCCGGCGCTGCTCCCGCTGCTGGCGACGATGACGCTGCCGAGCGCCTGGGGCGCGCTGACGAACGCGCGGCGCCACTACGAGTCGTTCCACACCTGGGTGCAGCACGTCCGGGCCGGCCGCCTCATCGGTTCGCTGCTCACCGAGCCGGAGGCGGCCCCCGAGATCCGCGTCCACGGTGTCGGACCGTTCCTGCTGCACCACTTCCACGAGATGTCGGAGAGCGCGGAGGCGGAACAGGCCCGGCTGGCCCGGCTCACCGCCCGCACCGGGCTGATCGCGGCGACCTGGACGGGCCTCGCGACGGCGGCTACGTACGCGACGCTGGGCGGGCTGCTGCTGTCCGGGGCCATGGCGCTCTCGGTGGCGGGTACTGCGGTGATCGCGATCCGCACCGGTTCCACGAGCCTCGACACGCTCGTCCTGGCGGTGAACCAGCTGCACGAGGAGGCCCTGTTCGTGGGCGATCTGCAGAAGCTGTACGAGGAGGCGACCGAGTGGGCGATCCCGGTCGGCGGGACGGCGCTGCCCGAGGAGCCGCGGGAGATCCGCTTCGAGAACGTCACGTTCAGCTACCCGGGCGAGGCCACCCACCCCGCGCTCGACGACGTCACGCTCACCCTCCCGCTGGGTCGGATCATCGCCCTGGTCGGTGAGAACGGCTCCGGCAAGACGACCCTGGTCAAGCTGCTGGCCGGGCTGTACCGGCCGGACCGGGGCCGGATCCTGTGGGACGGCGTCGACGCGGCGGGCGCCGACCGGCAGCAACTGTCCGACCGGATCGCGATGGTGGCGCAGAACTTCAAGCGCTGGCCGTTCACCGCCCGCGTCAACGTGGCCGTCGGGCGGTCCGCGGCGCCCCTCACCGAGGAGCGGCTGACGGATGCCGTCGCCGAGGCCGGTGCGCAGGACGTGGTCGCGGATCTGCCGCGCGGTCTGGACACGCTGCTGGCCCGCAACTTCAGCGGCGGGCACGAGCTGTCGGGCGGTCAGTGGCAGCGGCTCGGGATCGCGCGGGCCGCGTACCGGAGGGGCCGCATCCTGATCGTGGACGAGCCGACGGCGGCCCTCGACGCCCGGGCCGAGCTGGAGGTCTTCGAGAAGATCCGCGCGCTGGCCGGCACCGGGCAGACGGTCGTGCTGATCACGCACCGGCTGGCGTCCGTACGCCACGCGGATCTGGTGCACGTCCTGGATCAGGGGCGGCTGGTGGAGTCCGGGACGCCGGACGAGCTGCTCGCGAGCGGCGGGGTGTACGCGGAGCTGTACGCGCTCCAGGCTGACCAGTTCACGGCGAAGGTGCCCGCCCCGAAGGCGGGCTGA